One genomic window of Quercus robur chromosome 6, dhQueRobu3.1, whole genome shotgun sequence includes the following:
- the LOC126733040 gene encoding metal transporter Nramp5-like isoform X1 translates to MALVQIEETPRWKKLLGYVGPGFLVSVAYLDPGNLETDLQAGADHKFELLWIVLVGLSFALTIQSRSANLGVATGKHLAEHCKAEYPTSVNYCLWILAEVAVIAADIPEVVGTAFALHILFKVPIWIGVLLAGLNTLLLLGLQRYGIRKLEGVIGLLVMVLGCCFFTVMVHAKPSAEEILTGMFVPKLNGPRATSDAIALLGALIMPHNLFLHSALVISRKIPHTLDGIKSASKCFLIESGLALFLAFLINVAVVSVSGSVCSNPIISPENKAQCKNITLESAASLLKNALGNWSSKLYAISLLASGQSSTVTGTYAGQYIMQGFLDLKIEPWLRNLITRCIAITPSLVVCIIGGSRGAASLIIIASMVLSFELPFALVPLLKFTSSEAKMGPHKNSITVRLVSWLLGCCSIGINLYFLSTTIIGRITNKQTSKAGSILAGVLALPAMVLYVSLLTYLTLKREKSTESSPNMMMSTIETRS, encoded by the exons TTGCTATGGATCGTGCTTGTTGGGCTGAGCTTTGCTTTAACAATCCAGTCTCGTTCGGCAAATCTAGGAGTGGCTACAG GAAAGCATCTTGCTGAGCACTGCAAGGCAGAGTACCCAACTTCAGTTAATTACTGCCTGTGGATACTTGCGGAGGTTGCTGTGATAGCTGCGGATATCCCAGAAG TCGTAGGAACAGCATTTGCTCTCCACATACTCTTCAAAGTACCCATATGGATTGGGGTCCTACTAGCTGGATTGAATACTCTTCTACTCCTTGGACTGCAACGATATGGT ATAAGGAAGCTGGAGGGTGTAATTGGCTTGCTAGTGATGGTACTAGGCTGTTGCTTCTTCACCGTGATGGTACACGCTAAACCCAGTGCAGAGGAGATCTTGACTGGCATGTTTGTTCCCAAATTGAATGGGCCACGGGCCACCAGTGATGCCATTGCTCTTTTAGGAGCTCTCATCATGCC ACACAATCTTTTTCTCCACTCAGCACTGGTTATATCAAGAAAAATCCCTCACACCTTAGATGGCATCAAG agtGCAAGCAAGTGCTTTTTGATAGAAAGTGGGTTAGCATTGTTCCTAGCGTTCCTCATCAATGTGGCAGTCGTATCTGTTAGTGGTAGCGTGTGTTCCAATCCAATTATATCTCCAGAAAACAAAGCTCAATGCAAGAATATCACTCTGGAGTCTGCAGCTTCCTTGCTTAAg AATGCCCTTGGAAATTGGAGTTCGAAACTTTATGCCATATCCTTGCTTGCTTCTGGTCAGAGTTCAACTGTCACCGGAACCTACGCTGGCCAGTACATTATGCAG GGTTTCTTAGATTTGAAGATAGAGCCCTGGTTGAGAAACTTAATAACAAGGTGCATAGCAATTACTCCAAGTTTAGTGGTATGCATTATAGGTGGATCTCGGGGAGCTGCAAGCCTTATCATTATTGCTTCT atGGTCTTATCATTTGAACTACCATTTGCATTGGTTCCTCTCCTAAAGTTCACCAGCAGCGAAGCAAAGATGGGTCCCCATAAGAACTCAATAACG GTAAGGCTTGTTTCATGGCTTTTGGGGTGTTGCTCAATTGGGATCAACTTATACTTCTTAAGTACGACTATCATAGGAAGGATAACAAATAAGCAGACCTCAAAAGCTGGATCAATCCTCGCAGGTGTACTAGCTCTTCCAGCAATGGTGCTTTACGTCTCATTATTGACATACTTGacattgaaaagagagaaatctaCTGAGAGCTCCCCTAATATGATGATGAGTACTATTGAAACAAGAAGCTGA